In Mobula hypostoma chromosome 18, sMobHyp1.1, whole genome shotgun sequence, one genomic interval encodes:
- the LOC134358138 gene encoding neurofilament medium polypeptide-like, which translates to MPVSFGEGSRAVGLNEKQQMQGLNDRFAGYIEKVRQLELQNRGLEAEIAQVRQRQLSPSRLAVAFEPELRQLRQLLQDVERQKAHLQLERERLADDLHLLKGKCEDEARLREQLDVGARLLRKEGEDAERLKLQLEKKERTLAEEIALLKATHQNDVAELLSQLHASQVTVEPKEFAKADLTAALREIRAQMEGYTSANLQHTEEWFRCRFAELSEAAEINNEALQSRRQEISEYRRLLQSKSIELETVRGTKESLEKQLSDIEERHDAELLQYQDTIHQLENELKSAKWEMSHHLREYQDLLNVKMALDVEIASYRKLLEGEETRFGSIAGTFTPPSYTYRQTQSLTHTVYTPTKAKRTPSKAAPQYKFVEEIISETTKEVDMSDLEDSVLRVISESSGGKPDEEGDEDKDEVTTVEASDEEEAERRSEPNEESVGEGGTESKEGRVERKGSEKEEAPTKKESSVATMSDEEPGRGKDSEEHGAAGREASKEEAAESEEAREEESTKREQSGTSKTMGSAEQQSQIERESNDEKMSVDRKTDKENVIVKIESEQQERAKAEEMSDSVTQTVAQQAQSEQGDAEEERNGKEQGKEHGPQQKDKLKETSHKEACPVEAEDEKQEDKVEQELQKPKEETKGDEKRRVQKPAKESQMQKVKFQSNEAEKTEESERRETPSGLTKGEIKADVLKEQKEKGGKQEKEVSTREEKESEKGKRGSEERGDKSIGKAEGKVAGDAPESKSTQSGERSPEAVTNGLDIKLEKDEMEGETDKKVTKTLTEITEKCAEKTTESNEDKLSVTSAVRKTVNEVIGREEKTTSSD; encoded by the exons ATGCCGGTTTCCTTCGGCGAGGGTAGCAGGGCGGTCGGTTTGAACGAGAAGCAGCAGATGCAGGGTCTGAACGACCGTTTCGCCGGCTACATCGAGAAGGTGCGTCAGCTGGAACTGCAGAACCGCGGGCTGGAAGCGGAGATCGCGCAGGTGAGGCAGCGGCAGTTGTCGCCGTCGCGGCTGGCCGTTGCCTTCGAGCCTGAGCTCCGCCAGCTCCGCCAGCTGCTGCAGGACGTGGAGCGGCAGAAGGCTCACCTCCAGCTGGAGAGGGAGCGGCTGGCAGACGACCTCCACCTCCTCAAGGGCAAGTGCGAGGACGAGGCGAGGCTCAGGGAGCAACTGGATGTAGGCGCCCGACTCCTCAGGAAGGAGGGCGAGGACGCTGAGAGACTCAAACTGCAGCTGGAAAAGAAGGAGCGCACTCTGGCCGAAGAGATTGCCCTCCTGAAGGCCACCCACCAGAACGATGTGGCCGAGCTCCTCTCGCAACTGCACGCGTCCCAGGTCACCGTGGAGCCCAAAGAGTTCGCCAAGGCCGATCTGACGGCGGCTCTGAGAGAGATCCGGGCGCAGATGGAGGGCTACACCAGCGCCAATCTTCAGCATACCGAGGAGTGGTTCCGCTGCAGGTTTGCAGAGCTTAGTGAAGCCGCCGAGATCAACAACGAAGCCCTGCAGAGCCGTCGGCAAGAGATCAGCGAATACCGCCGGTTGCTGCAGTCCAAGAGCATCGAACTGGAGACTGTGCGCGGAACCAAGGAGTCCCTGGAGAAACAGCTGAGCGACATCGAGGAGAGACACGACGCCGAGCTGCTGCAGTACCAG GACACTATCCATCAGCTGGAGAACGAGCTCAAAAGCGCAAAGTGGGAAATGTCCCATCATCTGAGGGAATATCAGGATCTGCTGAATGTCAAAATGGCCTTAGATGTGGAAATTGCCTCCTACAG GAAACTGCTTGAAGGGGAGGAAACTCGGTTCGGGTCCATTGCAGGGACCTTCACTCCTCCCTCCTACACCTACAGGCAAACTCAGTCCCTGACCCATACCGTGTACACCCCGACCAAAGCCAAGCGCACCCCCAGCAAAGCTGCTCCTCAGTACAAATTTGTGGAAGAGATTATCAGCGAAACCACGAAGGAAGTTGACATGTCAGACCTAGAGGACTCGGTCCTCAGAGTGATCTCTGAGAGCTCAGGGGGAAAACCTGATGAAGAAGGAGATGAAGACAAGGATGAGGTGACCACAGTTGAAGCCTCTGATGAAGAGGAGGCTGAAAGGAGGAGTGAACCTAACGAAGAAAGCGTGGGAGAAGGAGGCACAGAGAGTAAAGAAGGAAGGGTGGAGAGGAAAGGGTCTGAGAAAGAGGAAGCTCCAACTAAAAAAGAAAGTAGTGTAGCCACAATGTCGGATGAAGAGCCTGGCCGTGGAAAGGATAGTGAAGAGCATGGTGCTGCAGGAAGAGAAGCCTCCAAggaggaagctgcagaaagtgAAGAGGCAAGAGAGGAAGAGAGCACCAAGAGAGAACAGTCTGGAACAAGCAAAACCATGGGTTCGGCTGAACAACAAAGCCAAATAGAGAGGGAAAGCAATGAtgagaagatgtcagtggacagaaAAACAGATAAGGAAAATGTGATTGTAAAAATAGAGTCTGAGCAGCAAGAAAGAGCCAAAGCTGAAGAGATGAGTGACAGTGTGACACAAACAGTGGCCCAGCAGGCTCAGTCTGAGCAGGGAGATGCTGAAGAGGAAAGGAATGGTAAGGAACAGGGTAAAGAGCATGGACCTCAACAGAAAGACAAGCTCAAAGAAACGAGCCATAAAGAGGCATGTCCTGttgaagctgaagatgaaaagcaagaggataaagtAGAGCAGGAACTACAGAAACCCAAAGAGGAGACAAAAGGAGATGAGAAAAGAAgggtgcaaaagccagcaaaaGAAAGCCAAATGCAGAAAGTGAAATTTCAAAGCAATGAAGCAGAGAAGACAGAAGAGTCTGAGAGGAGAGAAACCCCCAGTGGACTGACAAAGGGAGAGATAAAGGCAGATGTGCTGAAGGAGCAGAAGGAGAAAGGAGGCAAGCAAGAGAAGGAAGTATCAACACGGgaagaaaaggagagtgagaaaggtAAGAGAGGAAGTGAGGAACGAGGAGATAAAAGCATCGGGAAAGCAGAAGGGAAAGTCGCAGGCGATGCTCCCGAAAGCAAGAGCacccagtcaggagagagaagcCCAGAAGCTGTCACAAACGGGTTGGACATCAAGTTGGAGAAAGATGAAATGGAAGGTGAAACTGACAAGAAAGTGACAAAAACCTTGACAGAGATCACTGAAAAATGTGCTGAGAAAACCACTGAGAGCAACGAGGACAAACTCTCAGTTACCAGTGCAGTGAGGAAGACAGTGAATGAAGTCATTGGAAGAGAAGAGAAGACCACCAGCTCAGATTGA